The DNA segment actataaatacccataagcggatctcatttgtaactttccggatttccataccgaggtgctgccggtgtgagaattgaatgtaaacgttgtcaaatcaatcagaaaagtgatttaagagaatatctagctgtttctacgtcaggtacttgttttccgcacctgtatctgatcaaaactcctctgatagactcgttcgggtcaaaacacgatcctacaatatcAACTAATATCTAATCTAATTTATTATATGGATATATTATTCAAATGTTTCTTAgcaaaaagaataaaaaaaatttgtagGAATGATATATGTCATGTAAATAAGGGAGGATGAGAGAAATTAAAAAAAGTTGGTGGAAAATAATGAAAAATCAAATgcattaaaattttatttatatagtttAAAGATAATTTTATATGAAGTGAATAGATTGTTTATATATTCTTATCACTtattaatatatacatatatatatatatatatatatatatatatataggggaggattatcttgagaacgctaaatattgcgagaaccgtgagaacgaatgaaaaaagcaatcaaaaccaattttttttaatacaaacctcattgtaattaagatacatcatcaaaacaagaatttataacatcaaataattcatttctcctttcaaaatcactctttttagattttttacacatgtgtaaatataacagatttacgcatgtgtaaatggcaaacttacacatgtgtaaattttctttatttacgtaaatataacagatttatatatatatatatatatatatataacacctcgaatttttgtgtccaataatgtgttaacacgtgtcatttgtttacacgtggcatctataataaataaaggactaattttgacaaaccctgaaagtatataaattcgagggttataaatgtcaacaagggtaaatatactgtatagtaaccctaaataatgcttgtaccttcaaacgaataaatcatatatcgtacggaagcgaaacacggaagaaagtgagagattacgaactacaggggttaactgtgtcaacatgtttaattatacctctgagtgaccctttaacgttcccaaggcttcgtaacagtattatacactcactagaatataatgtataaattccgcgaagttccgtcttaaaacgagaaagttatactcgaattcgtataagaagggttaaaagcgtcaacagtgaaagttaaggctttccaaataattaataaactaacaggggactttataatgcgggtaaataacacgaggcccctatcggtaaataaccgagggccaaaccgcaaagttaccccttcaaacccgaaaggtcaggtaaatcattacgaaagatttcgttattaattaccggattctgataatcattacaaaagatttaaaatttctggaaatctgacctctcgcgacccgcgttgtgTTATgggataagttgaggcgggccgcgagcctcctaaattacgcgcctgatatttgaatatcaggcgacccgcattaaacaagcatggaacttccatgcgggtcgcgtaaagagcccagatgcagaaagttgtagtttcttgccttttggagcttgtgaacgatcatacacataattaatggagcatgggcgccccctactcgacccatatcccttagggacacctgcccatgatccatgatcagtataggccaatgtggaatgatcttggggttcatttttcactataaaaggccatgttgtggttacaacattcacacaactcaaaacacaattactgatcattctaagaagctcccaagcatccatctctgctctataagcaagactcaacttctgtaagtgatctaaccctttgtggtttcacatttccttagtaaatggctaaaaaccaaaccgtcgtaaatacggtttgactttaaaataactcagtaatggatcagtcttatgacgaatcaaaagtggttatgagttggtatttatgtgggtaataaacctctaaaagggttcccctgATCACCATTCTAAccatgtcaaatatcgagtcaaacgtgcggttaaaaagtcaacagaaagctattttagcaatttatgcataatctgtaatgtatatgttatgaaacctgttttgacacttataaaacatgatattaagtatataaacttgtttgcgctcgtttgagtcgatcatttgctatattgacccggttcggagccgaatgtcgcaaaagtttgacttttgctttgacttcagttctgacccgttttagtgaggtatagatatgccttaggactctcttaggaccaggtcacatgtcggtataaacctctgtgatcggttcatgagttatccgagtcttttgcgcatttccgtcattcgcctaaaagttgaccgtaacggccttttgaaattaaaacgagtgtttcggacacgtgaacagaccagaaccttgcttattaaattataagcatgtccttaaagtttcacgtcaatccgaggtctagaatgagagttatgctaaatggcgcatttaaagtaaactttagtaattaacggcgcaattagcataacacctatctaaaccaagatttcgtcaccaaaacttttacccactgtattaaaataatattttgggaattttaaagatttttaataatttttacctcgctcataacctgcggttatggctacggttcggtaaataccgaatatgcccttttcggccaaaacatgagttctacaaggtcttttgacctgattccagttgctactgattttaaataataaataaagtattttaagctttataagctgttcgggaaactcagatttcctgtagaactcgaaaagctctttaaaagtctttaaaatgaccgaaaagcccctacggggcataatattaacttaaactcgttacgggcgtcacggaaggtatcctactgataccacaacctatttaaggcatattgacttaggaaataagcgtacgactctcatggttaaccgtttcgcctattgcgcgcacggttcggcttatgaaactagttttcataaattagccgatacgggtcaaattacattatttgaaccccaaaatccagagtgtgaaccataaacccgaataaaacaagtctctgaacttgttgggtcagaatcacactccattctcggttttcgccttttcgcgcgattaaaccatatctatatatatcgcaaccaaccggtctaggctacggccattataacgactcgttaggattctaagaggttaattaaaaccttcgttccagattaggagccccagtaaaagctatcggtgatttaatccaaattaaggaaatatacttgcaaaggtaaatactttaacttatttcccctatatgggcttgggttacggtatattaataccgcttgattgagcattgtattcttccatcgcttaggtggttaattaaataatatgatcagctcatttaaacagttttgtttcttataagcctttggggggtttaatgaccgttgtcccggatatccttggcatcattttacgaaatggccacgaccatcgacatcccggtgtaggcgtacacccggtatatagtgtcgacattaaattaaaagacgtagccgttggtttttatactacggttttacgcaatgtggtgtgtctataaatctttaacccggcacgacccgggctactgaacgcataaaagaacatgtaaaacgttcacaagattttattataattttcccaagttataaaagagtttgtgccttgtgcattcaaatcaattttaaataaacattttcaaatgtgtcagttgaatgtatttaccagtgtaaactgacgtattttccccaaaaagattaagtgcaggtactatacgaaatgggctggtttaggcgtcctaagcatcgtacatagtctcgcaaactcgatgctgcatctgaatgaacaatatttattactttttgatccgctgtggatatattcaacttctgtaatacatttgatattacaaccagaggttgaagtttatatatttatcttaagcttccgctgtgcattatataattgtgtggtttgactatattattgccaacatcgtcacggtaatcccccaccgggcccaccggtgagacacgtggaaatcggggtgtgacgatatatatatatatatatatatatatatatatatatatatataatgaatatttttaattataaaaataagtatttataATTAAGTAAGAATAATTAAGGAGGGGATAATGAATatctttaattattattaaaagtaaatatttaTAATTAAGTAAGAAATAATTAAGAAGCTAAGAATGACGAGAaaacaacaaaataaaaataactcaaatgaatgacatgtgtccctgTAGATTTATATAGATAAATTAAGAGAATAGAATAATAATCAGCCCAATTATATGTTCTCTTTATCATATAATAAATCAAGAGAATAGAATAAAATCAGTTAAACAAAGAAAAAGCAAAACCCACCCATGATTAACAATCATACTATGTTATTTAATAATATGTTGGGAATATTTTTCAACGGCCTTAACTTATTCTCATATATTTAACTTATTCTCATATATTTAAATCATCAAGAGGGTTGAAAGTTAGATTGCTGAAAGCGAAAGGAGCAAAAGTGTAAATTAAGAAATGAGCAGGGTATTAAAATCCCGCGAAGAaacatccatccatccatcctcCATTGATATCTGACTCTGTCAACAATGAGTGGATTGTACGAATCGATAGATGAGTTCTTGAATAAGTGTTCAGAGTCAGGTGACTCCGCTTACAGCGCATTAAGATCATTACTGGAGCGCCTCGAGAATCCGGAGACGCGAATTGCAGCCAGGGTCTTCTTCGCACGTCTACAAAAAAAGCTCCACGATGATGGAGCCTCCTCACAACATTGCCTCCAAACTTATCATTTTCAAATCCAGGATATATACCTCCAGCCTGATGAAGGTAATATTTCTTGTGAATCTGGAATTTCACAGTGTtttgtctgtctgtctgtctgtaaTAGGCGTTTTTGAATCTGGATATTAGTTGTCATGTTAGTTTGAGTGTATCAGTAAAAGTATTATCCTCAGATAGATAGACAGATTCTTATCCAACAGAAGTTACTTGAGATAAAATCACAAGTGAGGTAAACCCCATTGGAGCTTTGGAACATCATAAAACAATTACAATTGCCAAGTTTCTTCTTCCTGGTTTTGAATAATATACTAAGGATATGTTAATGCATAAGAAAATGAATCATTTCGTTTAATTCTACCGAAATATTTTACATGCTTTAGTTATTTTGATTCTTGTCTCAGATGAGTAACCTTCCTTGCAGTATGAGTCAAAGATAACTCACAAGAATAGGTTAAAGTGGTTTTTATATATGATACTCTTTTGTTAAGTAATCAAAGATGTCCTACTTCTCTTGGCAGTGTcaaaatgtttgtttgtttgcctAGTGCAGGTTACCAGaatagaaaaaaattaacaaTGATGGTGATACCAAGCATCTTTATGCCAGAGGACTGGTCCTTCACTTTCTTTGAGGGATTAAACAGACATCCAGACTCTATCTTCAAGGATAGGACTGTTGCAGAGCTTGGTTGTGGAAATGGATGGATTTCCATAGCCATTGCTGACAAGTGGTTGCCATCCAAGGTCATGGTTACCCTCATCCCTCAACTTTATTTGGAGCCAACAAATTCTGTTACTTAAGGAAATATCAATGTCTTGCAGGTTTATGGCCTTGATATAAATCCAAGAGCAGTAAAGATTTCATGGATAAATTTGTATTTAAATGCTTTTGATGAGAATGGACAGCCTGTTTTAGACCAGGAGAACAAGACTTTGCTTGACAGGGTAGAGTTTTATGAATCTGATCTGCTATCTTACTGTAGAGATAACCACATAGAGCTTGAACGGATTGTCGGATGTATACCGCAGGTATCTCTTCCTATTTGCCTATGAATGAGTTGATTTGGTTATGTTTTATCTCTAATTGATTGAATATATATAATCAAAATAATTAACTGGTCAAAAGTTGACCAGAGTGTATTCTGGGATGTATAAATCCATAACTAATGTAGGAATTTTCTATCTTTGTTTTATGGAATAGTTTGCTATGTAAAAACATGATCTACTATATGATTTTGGGAACATGTTAAGAAATCAATGGCTCATTGGTAATTCATCTATGAATTATGGTAGTTATATATAGTATAGCAACTTTTGTCTATGATAATTTAATGGTATGTAAATTTGTGGCCTCCCCGATGCCCAACCTGACTGGCGTCGAGCAGCATTAAGAATATACCATTTTGACCCCCCGTTACCTAACATGCCttacccacccattttgccacatCTAGTAGTGAGTATCTTATGTTTGACCGTTGTTTTACGGCTCTGGCAGGAGTTGTTTTGCTCAGTTTCCCCATATGGTATTAATTTTCAATCTACATTTTGATCTAGATTCTTAACCCAAATCCAGATGCAATGTCGAAGATTATCACAGAAAATGCTAGCGAGGAGTTTCTACATTCACTAAGTAACTATTGTGCACTTCAGGTAAGTGGGAAACATTTTATTTCATTTCTGTTTCTCAGTTGTCATTCCAGTATTTGTTCTCTGATGCTGATTCTGCCTATTAATATTAGAAAAAGAATATTAATTCTCAATCCAATGTTTGAAGACTTATACAATTGTATGCGCAGGGGTTTGTTGAGGATCAGTTTGGTTTAGGTCTAATTGCTAGGGCTGTTGAAGAAGGAATTGATATTATTAAGCCAATGGGAATCATGATCTTCAATATGGGAGGGCGTCCTGGGCAAGGTGTTTGTCAACGTTTATTCGAACGTCGTGGGCTCCGTGTTAACAAGCTTTGGCAGACCAAAATTCTTCAGGCTTCTGACACTGACATTTCAGCTTTAGTCGAAATTGAAAAGAATAACCCACACCGTTTTGAATTCTTCATGGGTCTTGTTGGAGACCAGCCCATTTGTGCTAGAACAGCATGGGCCTTTGGAAAGGCTGGTGGACGCATCTCTCATGCTTTATCTGTTTACAGCTGTCAGCTTCGCCATCCTAATCAGGTCCCCTTTCTATTTGTTGCTGAGGTGACATTGTTGGTTCCTAAATCTATGAACGGGCATATGTTATATATAAATCAAATAGCAAGAAGGAATGCGTTCAAAGTCACCCAAAATAATTTCTCATAAAAACATTTGGTAAAATGTACTTTCGGTCAAACCACCCGACCAGTTAACCAACCCATTTTGTCAcctgtgtttgtgtgtgtgtgtatgttatGGCATAAACTAagaactgaaaaaactaacttgACAGGTTAAGAAAATTTTTGAGTTTCTGAAAAACGGCTTTCACGACATCAGCAATTCCTTGGATTTATCTTTCGAAGATGATTCTGTTGCGGATGAGAAGATCCCTTTTCTAGCATACCTTGCTGGTGTTTTGAATGACAGCTCCGGCTTTCCATATGAGCCTCCAATTGGAAGCAAAAGATTCCGTGATCTTATTGCGGGTTTTATGAGAACATATCACCATGTACCGCTCAGTGCTGATGTAAGAACACTTGTCATATTTATCTTTCTGTATACCATCTGTCATGTGGTACATCTAATTATGCTAAAGGCTTGTAACATAACTCTGAGCTGATATATCAAGTAATGTCAGCCAAATAACTTATAAACTAGATATGCACTATTAATACGTAACGGAGACATGTTGGGTATTTTTTTTAATAGTTGCAGCCTTCTTACATACAAAATAAATTTTGTTACAAGTCACAATCACTGGTAACATATTAATAGCATTCCTGACGTGCTTATTTTATTTTTATCGTTCTGCAAGAATGTTGCTATATTTCCTTCAAGGGCTACTGCTATTGAGAATGCTCTCCGGTTGTTCACTCCACGTCTTGCCATTGTTGATGAACATCTTACCCGACACTTACCCAGACAATGGTTAACATCATTAGAAATTGAGGTATGCTGTAGTAATGAAGTTTTTTGTTTGAAATTTAAACTGTAGGGTTTAATATTAGATTTCGTTGCTTGTGCTAACTTAAAGAGTACTCTCAGCAAAATATCTGTTTTCTAACTGTTTATTCAGTTATATTATGTCTCACTTCTTTCCAAACCTTAGAATTTCTTAAGATCTTCACATTATCTGCACATATCCTACAACAATCACTATATACATTTGACCAACTTTCTTAACCTTAGAAATGTTTATAAACCTagctatgttttattttatgttCTAGTTATTATAGGCATTCCTCAAGAAAAGAAGGTATTATATTTCTACAAGTTATGTAAACCTTGTGCTCTTGCTCTAGTTTTATAACCTTACAAAAGAAAGAATAAAATGAAGACTTACAAAGAGGAGCTGGTACAGTGAACCTTCTATGTCCTTGCAAAATAAGTGAATATATATTGTAGTTTCGTTGTTGATGCTTAAAATTGATCGCCTCTGGTGGTATCCACATTActattaccccccccccccccccctccccaaaaGCCTCACCCATGTTGTAGATTCCAAAAAAATGGAATGTATTTGATGATCTTATTGTTGTTACCTTTGCATCACTATTAGGATAAAAAGGACAACAAAAGTGCAACAGAGGGAATTACTGTTATTGAAGCACCACGGCAGTCAGATTTGATGATTGAGCTAATAAAAAAGTTAAGGCCACAAGTGGTGGTCACAGGGATTGCTCCATTTGAGGCAATTACCAGTTCAGCTTTTGAGCATCTTTTACGTGTTACAAGGGAAATTGGGTCTCGTCTGTTTATAGACATATCTGACCAGTTTGAGCTTTCGAGCCTCCCCACTTCAATTGGAGTTTTGAAATATCTTGCTAGAACTCCACTTCCTTCTCATGCAGCCATAATATGTGGCTTGTTAAGAAATCAGGTATGTTTTTACTGTCATCAACAAAAGGATATTTACCGCTTGCTGTTGCTACAAGTGGCAGTGTTGACCCATTTATCGATGAATGGGCccatttggtttttttttttcatctctAAGGAGTCACTACAAGAAGTTccta comes from the Helianthus annuus cultivar XRQ/B chromosome 4, HanXRQr2.0-SUNRISE, whole genome shotgun sequence genome and includes:
- the LOC110936629 gene encoding methionine S-methyltransferase — its product is MSGLYESIDEFLNKCSESGDSAYSALRSLLERLENPETRIAARVFFARLQKKLHDDGASSQHCLQTYHFQIQDIYLQPDEGYQNRKKLTMMVIPSIFMPEDWSFTFFEGLNRHPDSIFKDRTVAELGCGNGWISIAIADKWLPSKVYGLDINPRAVKISWINLYLNAFDENGQPVLDQENKTLLDRVEFYESDLLSYCRDNHIELERIVGCIPQILNPNPDAMSKIITENASEEFLHSLSNYCALQGFVEDQFGLGLIARAVEEGIDIIKPMGIMIFNMGGRPGQGVCQRLFERRGLRVNKLWQTKILQASDTDISALVEIEKNNPHRFEFFMGLVGDQPICARTAWAFGKAGGRISHALSVYSCQLRHPNQVKKIFEFLKNGFHDISNSLDLSFEDDSVADEKIPFLAYLAGVLNDSSGFPYEPPIGSKRFRDLIAGFMRTYHHVPLSADNVAIFPSRATAIENALRLFTPRLAIVDEHLTRHLPRQWLTSLEIEDKKDNKSATEGITVIEAPRQSDLMIELIKKLRPQVVVTGIAPFEAITSSAFEHLLRVTREIGSRLFIDISDQFELSSLPTSIGVLKYLARTPLPSHAAIICGLLRNQVYTDLEVAFVISEEQTTFDALSRSVELLQGNTALISQYYYGCLFHELLSFQLPDRRPPAERDAEDVKSRDMIGFSSSAISVLSQSELSVRETEKTSILHMDVDQIFLPTPTPVKAAIFESFARQNVTESECDVTPNLTQFVKYAYNFTVEHTAEVIYADFPLALFNKLVLCCIEEGGSLCIPAGSNGCYLSAAKFLNANIVSIPTQAELGFKLTEKQLSLVLESVNKPWVYISGPTINPTGLLYSNAEMKSLLTVCAKYGARVIIDTSFSGVEFNSKGWDGWNLDACLTGKPSFNVCLLGGLFFKIPTGGLAYGFLVLKQGFLADSFHSFLGLNKPHSTIRYTAKKLLELGEQKLDLTGVAQEQGIMLATRFNRLKETLEKCGWEVIEACGGVSMIAKPSTYLGKSIKLEKDGNTWEAKLSDTNIREAMLRATGLCINGPSWTGIPGYCRFTLALEDGDFDRALDCILKFKQLVK